Below is a genomic region from Vairimorpha necatrix chromosome 1, complete sequence.
GAATTTACCTTTTTTCCAGAATGTCGCGCATCCGTCGACGTTTTTAGAATCgggaatatttttagatctACCTTTTGGAAAAAAGGTCGAATCATATTCACATCTCAAATCTAATTGgtctttataaaaatcttgataattgtaaatttctATCTCTTGTAGACACAAAATATCCACATTATACGaacaaatattatgtaaaatgttttcttttctgtATTCCGGGTTTAAAATCCAAGTAGGTGGGTATCCCAATTTTAAAGCACtataatttgataaaatattaaatgttCCACAAGAAAATGCGCTATAATTTTcgtctttttttatgacTGTGTCCAACCATGTCCTGTCAACTGGCGGGCTGTAATTCGAGTTATGTTCCCTACAATattgtaataattttttttctttatataaaatattaaatggACTTATTAGTGGATTATTATTGATTTCGAAGACAGTACAATTATAAAGACAACCCAATTCCATTGgtatattagaaattagaTTGTctgataaataaatttctttgaGATTTACCATTTTACCCATTTTTGGTggtaaaaatttgattttatttttactaagatttaatatttcgagatttttaagtataaaaatgtcACTGGGAATGTTTTCTAATTCATTTCCTCTTAGATTTagttcttttaaaaaaatcaattgaaataaagaatttgataaatgttttattccTTGAAAAGAGAAGTCTAGTCCTAAATAATTTtccaaataatttttaggaACAGTTTTAagattctttttttttgaattttgaAGATCTTCCATTAGgggaaaattttttacgaaattttagtaaaaaaaaattattttgtcCAAGACGAAAGtcgtaaaaaatatttttggaTTTCAAGTTacatttgaaatttataataaaatagaacagataaataattaacaaGTCGAATTTAAgagtacaaaaaaaaattaaattattttaatttaatgaaTGAAAATTAGTAGAAACTACTACATTCATCCCAACTAAT
It encodes:
- a CDS encoding CCR4-not complex 3'-5'-exoribonuclease subunit CCR4 (CCR4), producing MEDLQNSKKKNLKTVPKNYLENYLGLDFSFQGIKHLSNSLFQLIFLKELNLRGNELENIPSDIFILKNLEILNLSKNKIKFLPPKMGKMVNLKEIYLSDNLISNIPMELGCLYNCTVFEINNNPLISPFNILYKEKKLLQYCREHNSNYSPPVDRTWLDTVIKKDENYSAFSCGTFNILSNYSALKLGYPPTWILNPEYRKENILHNICSYNVDILCLQEIEIYNYQDFYKDQLDLRCEYDSTFFPKGRSKNIPDSKNVDGCATFWKKGKFRHIESLVIDFYSKLLHDNKFVKNVNLMTRYGKKDNIATVTLLECLETKKILIVVNVHLYWDPEYEDIKFVQTLLLIDELEKISKKFKDAGILLLGDFNSLYDSNVYSFITNKDFETNAFGFPVKNSLNLFDAYCNEETNFTNFTPTFKGVIDYIFYNDKLELKSILSNIESEYCDRVVGLPNIHFPSDHVFIASKFIIKKK